From the Streptomonospora nanhaiensis genome, the window CCACGGCGTTGCCCACCGCCCTGCTGACGGCGAACCCCACGCGCGGCGGGGCGTGCGGGCCGGGACCGGGGGCGAGGTAGGCCACGCTCAGCGCCTCGCGCCCGGCACGCCGCCCGGAGCGCAGCACGCGGCCGAACTCGGCGCTGTGGCGCATGCGGTTCTGGGGCGACAACATGGGATGGGGTCCTCAACCGGGCGGGCACCGGACACACACATAGGGCCGACCGCCGCTAGGGCAGCCGGCCCGTAAGGTCGATCGGTCGACCGTGGCCGCTACTGGCTCACGGTCAGCCGCACGCGCCCCTTCTTGCGGCGGGCCGCGACGATCGCGCGGCCGGCGCGGGTCCGCATGCGCAGCCGGAAACCATGGACCTTCGCGCGGCGCCGGTTGTTCGGCTGAAACGTACGCTTGCTCACTGCAGGGCTCCAGGGCGGGTATCGAGGTACTTCAGCGGCCCCGCGGGCTGCGGGACGCGGGTGTCTGCGCCCAATCGACGCCGCTGGGGCGTCCGCGGCGGTCTGAGGGCGCCCAGCGGCCACGGGGGCCGCTCGCGGGGTGCGCCGCTCCGGGCAGCACGAAACGTGCGGCCACGTGAAAGCACCCTCACACACAGACGGATTGCTGACCAAGCATACCCAACCCGCGGAGCGCCCCGGAACGGGCCGCCCCGGCCCGGCTTCCCACCAGGCCCGACACCGCGCGGGGCCGGATCCGGCCCGCCCCGGCTGTGGACAGGGCGCGAACGCGGTCTCCACAGGCTGTGCATCCCCCGGCGGCGCCCCTAAGCTGTGGACAACGCACGAGCGACCGCCGTGTGCACAGCCTGCCGCCCCGCGCCGGTGTCCACAACCCCACTCCGCGTTGTGCGATTCTGTGACCTGCGCTTTGTGGATAAGTCGCCAGTCGCCTGGGGTGTCTGCCAGGCTGTGTACAAGGACGTGCACAACATGTGGACGGCACGCAGGCGGCTGTGGAAGCCCGCCGGGGGCCGCTGCCGCCGCGTCACCTCGTCCACACGTCGACATACACAACCGGTCCACAGAACCACCCTGGGTTACCCACAGCACCACCCCGGGTTGCCCACAGTGCGGCCCGTCCGCGAACGCCCCGCGGCCCGCGTCCGGCGCCCGCCCCGCCAACCGGGACAATGGACCGTCCGGCTCCCTTGACCCGAACCGGGCGCGGCGGGGAGCCGCACCACGAGGAGACCATTGAGAAGGGGACGAACCATGGCAGGTCACCGTGTCTGAGGCACAGGTCAACCTCGCAATGGTGTGGTCGAGCGTGCTCAGCAGCCTCGACAACAGCACGCTGCCCCCGCAGCAGCGCGCCTGGCTGCCGCAGACCCGTCCCCTGGGGCTGATCGAGGACACCGCCCTGCTGGCCGCCCCCAACGAGTTCGCCAAGGAGGTCCTGGAGACCCGGCTGCGCCCGGCGATCAGCCAGGCCCTCTCCGCCGAACTGGGCCGCGAGATCCGCGTCGCCGTCACCGTCGACCCCACCGCCGTGCAGCCGCCGCCGGCCGCCGCGCCCGCGCCCGGCGGCTCCTACGGCCCCGGCACCGCCGACCCCGCCCGCGAGCGCCCGCCGTGGCAGCAGCCGACCATCATGCCCGAGGACCTCCCGGGGGCGCCCTCGCCCGCCGAGGCCGTCCCCGACGGCCAGTTCGGCCACCCCCACCAGGGCCGGCCCCCGGCCGGCGGCCGGCCGGGCGACCCCCGCCGACCCGACTCCCCCGGTCCGGCAGCGGGCGAGGGCGACGACCTGCTCGCGCCGCGCGGCGGCCCCTACCCCGGCCCCTCGTCCTACGGCGAGCAGGACTGGCAGACCCAGCAGCCCCAGTGGGAGGCGCCCAACCGGTGGGAGGCCCCGCAGTGGGACTCCCCCGCCGCCTGGCAGCAGCCCGGCCGGCAGGGGCACCCCGCCGCACCCGGCCGGCACTGGGAGCAGCAGCCCCAGCGGCCGGCCGACGGCGACCCCGGCGCCGACCCCGCGGGCGGTGCCCCCGGAGGCGCCCCCGGTGCGCCCGGCGCACCGCCGCCCGCGGCCCCCGACACCGCCGGGGGCAACCAGCCGCACACCTCCGCCGAGCCGGCGCGGCTGAACCCCAAGTACACCTTCGAGACCTTCGTCATCGGGTCGAGCAACCGGTTCGCCCACGCCGCGGCGGTCGCGGTGGCCGAGGCGCCGGCCAAGGCCTACAACCCGCTGTTCATCTACGGCGGGTCGGGGCTGGGCAAGACCCACCTGCTGCACGCCATCGGCCACTACGCCCAGCGCCTCTACGACGGCGCGCGCGTGCGCTACGTCAGCTCCGAGGAGTTCACCAACGAGTTCATCAACTCGATCCGCGACGGCAAGGCCGACGGCTTCCGCCGGCGCTACCGCGACATCGACGTGCTCCTGGTCGACGACATCCAGTTCCTGGAGAACAAGGAGCAGACGCAGGAGGAGTTCTTCCACACCTTCAACACCCTGCACAACTCCAACAAGCAGATCGTGATCTCCAGCGACCGCCCGCCCAAGCAGCTGGTCACCCTGGAGGACCGGCTGCGCAACCGGTTCGAGTGGGGCCTGATCACCGACGTCCAGCCGCCCGAACTGGAGACCCGCATCGCGATCCTGCGCAAGAAGGCCGCGCAGGAGGGCCTGGCCGCGCCGCCGGAGGTGCTGGAGTTCATCGCCAGCAAGATCTCGACCAACATCCGCGAGCTCGAGGGCGCCCTCATCCGGGTGACCGCCTTCGCCAGCCTCAACCGGCAGTCGGTCGACCTCCACCTGACCGGGATCGTCCTCAAGGACCTGATCCCCGACGACGAGGGCCCCGAGATCACGGCCTCGGCGATCATGGCCCAGACCGCGTCCTACTTCGGGCTGAGCACCGAGGACCTGTGCGGGACCTCGCGCTCGCGCGTGCTGGTCACCGCGCGGCAGATCGCGATGTACCTGTGCCGGGAGCTGACCGACCTGTCGCTGCCCAAGATCGGCCAGCAGTTCGGCCGCGACCACACCACGGTCATGCACGCCGACCGCAAGATCCGCTCCCTCATGGCCGAGCGCCGGTCCATCTACAACCAGGTGACCGAACTGACCAACCGGATCAAGCAGCAGTCGCGCAACGGCTGACGCGGCCGGCCCCGCCGCGGCCGATTCCGGTCTGTTTCGCGCGCGATTTCCCCGCCGCCGGCCCTGGTTTTCCCCAGGGACGCGGCATTTCTGTGGACAACCCGTGGACAACCCTGCGGATAACCTCCCGTTACCGGTGGACAACCTGGGGACGGTCTGGGGATGACCTGTGGGCGGGGCCGGGGGCCCCGCACCGCCGCCGTCCCCGGCCCTGTGCGCGGCCCGTGGATAACCTGTGGAGCGGCGGTGGACAACCGGTGGACAACCTGTGCGCAGCCGAACGCCGTCCACAGCGCGGCCGGTTTTCCCCAGCCGCCGCCCACAGGTCCGGTGGATAAAAATTCCCGGGCTCACCTGCGCAAACACCGGTTGTCCACACTTTCCACAGCCCCTATTACTACGACGCCTCTTTTTAACGATCAGTGGCTTGGTAAATCGGCTGAGCCCCGGATCTGTGGACGGCGCTCCCCGCTCGCTCCGCCGCCGCCTCGGCGGCCCCGGCGATCGGGTGTGGTGGGCAGCGGACGGCCGCGAATCCGGGTACGGTGTGAACCCGTCCCCGTGACGCGTCCGGTGCCACCGCCGCGACACCGCCCCCATCACTCACAGGGGCCACTTGGTTTCGAGGAAAGTGAGTCGGATTGTGAAGTTCCGGGTCGAACGTGACGTACTGGCCGACGCCGTCGCCTGGACCGCCCGCAGCCTGCCGGTCCGCCCGTCGGTGCCCGTCCTGGCGGGCATGCTGCTGGACGCCACCGAGGACGACGGCGGCCGCCGCCTCAAGCTCTCCAGCTTCGACTACGAGGTCTCGGCGCAGGTCTCGGTCGAGATCGACGTCGAGGAGCCCGGCACCACGCTCGTCTCGGGACGCCTGCTCGCCGAGATCGTCCGCAACCTTCCTCCACAGACTGTGGAGATCAGCACCGACGGCGCCAAGGTCACCGTGGCCTGCGGCAGCGCGAAGTTCACCCTCCTCACCCTGCCTGTGGAGGACTACCCGACCCTGCCGGCCATGCCGCAGATGACCGGCTCCATCGGCAGCGACGCCTTCGCCGCCGCCGTCAGCCAGGTCGCCGTGGCCGCCGGTCGCGACGACACCCTGCCGATGCTCACCGGCGTGCGGGTCGAGATCGAGGGCGACACCGTCACCCTGGCCTCCACCGACCGCTACCGCCTGGCCGTGCGCGAACTCGCCTGGAAGCCGGAGAACCCCGACGTCTCCGCCGTGGCGCTGGTGCCCGCCAAGACCCTCGCCGACACCGCCAAGTCGCTCACCGGCGGCGCCGAGGTCTCCATCGCCCTGTCGGCCGCCGACTCCGGCGAGGGCATGATCGGCTTCGAGGGCGGCGGCCGGCGCACCACCACCCGGCTGCTCGACGGCGAGTTCCCCAAGTACCGCGCCCTGCTGCCCGACACGTTCAACTCCGTGGCCGAGGTCCAGCGCTCGGAGTTCATCGAGGCCGTCAAGCGCGTGTCGCTGGTGGCCGAGCGCAACACCCCGCTGCGGCTGGCCTTCGGCGACGGCCGCCTGGTCCTGGAGGCCGGGACCGGCGACGAGGCGCAGGCGGTCGAGGTCCTGGACTCCTCCCTTGAGGGCGAGGACATCCAGATCGCGTTCAACTCCGCCTTCCTCCTCGACGGCCTCACGGCGATCGACTCCGACATCGCCCGCCTGCAGTTCACGACCTCGACCAAGCCGGCCATCATCACCGGCAAGCCCGCCGACGACGGTGCGACCGCCGACTACCGATACTTGATCATGCCGGTCCGGCTGTCGGGCTGACCGCGGCGCGGGTACCGGACGATCCACATATCCACAGGTCGCATTGGGGGAGACGAGCATGCAACTAGGTATGGTCGGCCTGGGCAGAATGGGCGGCAACATGGCCGCCCGCCTGCGTGACAAGGGCCACGACGTGGTGGGGTTCGACTTCGACCCCGACGTCCGCGATGTCGCCAGCCTCGGCGAGCTCGCCGAGCGGCTGACCGCCCCGCGCGTCGTCTGGCTGATGGTGCCCGCGGGCGAACCCACCCAGAAGACCATCACCGAGCTCGCCGAGGTGCTCGAACCGGGCGACCTCATCATCGAGGGCGGCAACTCCCACTACGTGGACGACCGCCGCCGCGCCGACGAGCTGAAGGAGCGCGGCATCCGCTACCTCGACGCCGGGGTCAGCGGCGGCGTCTGGGGCCGCGAGAACGGCTACGGCATCATGGTCGGCGGCGCCGCCGAGGACGTCCAGCGCGCCGAGCCCGTCTTCCGGGCGCTCACCCCCGACGAGGGCGGCGGCTACGTGCACGCCGGCGGTGTCGGCGCGGGCCACTTCGTCAAGATGGTCCACAACGGCATCGAGTACGGCATGATGCAGGCGTTCGCCGAGGGCTACGAGCTGATGGCCGCCTCCGACATCGTCGACGACGTGCCCGGCACCTTCGACAGCTGGCGCGAGGGCACCGTGGTCCGCTCCTGGCTGCTGGACCTGCTGGTGCGGGCGCTGCGCGAGGACCCCGACCTGGAGTCCATCCGCGGCTACGCCCAGGACTCCGGCGAGGGCCGGTGGACCGTCCAGGCGGCCGTGGACCACGCCGTCCCCGCGCCGGTCATCTCGGCCGCGCTGTTCGCGCGCTTCGCCTCGCGCCAGGAGGACAGCCCGGCCATGAAGGTCGTGGCCGCGCTGCGCAACCAGTTCGGCGGGCACGCGGTCACCCGGGCCACCGACGACCCCGGGCAGACGCCCCGGGCCTGAGCACGGCAGACGTATTCCGCGCCGCCCGGAGGCGGGCCCGGACCGCCGCGGCGGTCCAGTCGGGGGCTTCGGCACCCGCTCCGGCGGCGCGGACCCATGTCGGCGCGGGTTTCACGGGTTTCACGTGAAACCCGCGCCGCCGCGGTCCCGGCGCGCAACCGGGCAGACGAGGCGGGAGAGGTCGGATGTACGTTTCACACCTGCAGCTGACCGACTACCGGTCCTACGCGGCGGTGCACATCGAGCTGGAACCGGGGATCAGCACGTTCGTCGGTCCCAACGGCCAGGGCAAGACCAACCTGGTCGAGGCGATCGGCTACGTCGCCGCGCAGAGCAGCCACCGGGTCTCCACGGACTCCCCCCTCGTGCGCAAGGGCGCCCAGCGCGCCATCATCCGCGCGGCGATCGTCAAGGACGACCGCCAGGCCGTGGTGGACCTGGAGATCAACCCGGGCAAGGCCAACCGCGCGCGGCTGAACCGGGCGCCGGTCCCCCGTCCGCGCGAGGTGGTCGGCCTGCTGCGCACGGTCCTCTTCGCGCCCGAGGACCTCGCCCTGGTCAAGGGCGACCCCGGTGAGCGCCGGCGCTTCCTGGACGAGCTGCTCGTGGCCCGCGCCCCGCGCATGGCCGGGGTGCGCGCCGACTACGAGCGGGTGCTCAAGCAGCGCAACGCCCTGCTGAAGTCCGCTTCGGCGCAGTTCTTCAAGCGCGGCGAACCCGACCTGTCCACCCTTGAGGTGTGGAACGAGCACCTGGCCGCGGCCGGCGCCGAACTGCTGGCCGCCCGCCTGGCTCTGGTGGGCGAGCTCCAGCCGCTGGTGGCCAAGGCCTACGGCGAGCTGACCAGTTCGGGCGGGCCGCCGGTGCTGCAGTACCGGTCCTCGGCGCTGGCCGAGGCCGAGCACCCGCCGCTGGACCGTCCACAGCTTGTGGACATCCTGCGCGGGGCGCTGGCCGAGGTGCGGGTGCAGGAGCTGCAGCGCGGTGTCAGCCTCGTCGGCCCGCACCGCGACGACCTCCACCTCCGGCTGGACGAGCTGCCCGCCAAGGGCTACGCCAGCCAGGGGGAGTCGTGGTCCTACGCGCTGGCCCTGCGCCTGGCCGGGTTCGAGCTGCTGCGCGCCGACGGCGACGACCCCGTGCTGCTGCTCGACGACGTCTTCGCCGAACTCGACAGCGAGCGCCGCCGCAGGCTGGCCGAGCACGTCCGCCACGCCGAGCAGGTCCTCGTCAGCGCCGCGGTCGACGCCGACATCCCCCCCGAACTCCAGGGAGCGCGCTTCCGCGTGCGCGAAGGAGGTGTGGAGCGTGTCTGAGGACTCCCCCGTCCCGCCCGCCGGCGGCGAGCCGCCCGCGCTCGGCGGCGCCGACCTCGCCCGCCAGGCGCTCGCCCAGGCCAAGGCGGCCGCCAAGGAGCGCGGCGCGGCGCCCGACCGGCGCCCCCGCCGCACGCGGCGCGGCCCGGTCCGCTCCCGCAACGAGCCCCAGCTGTTCGGCGACGCGGTGCGCGCCTGGCTGGTGGAGCACGGCTGGCAGGAGCAGGTCGCCATCGGCGGCGTCTTCGGCCGCTGGGCCGAGATCGTCGGCGACTTCAACGCCCAGCACCTGCGGCCGGTCTCCTATGAGGCGGGCGAGCTGGTCATCGCCGCCGACTCCCCCACCATGGCCGCCCACGCCCGCGCCATGGCGCGCGACCTCGTGCGGCGGCTCAACGAGGAGCTGGGCCACGGCAGCGTGCACGCCATCAAGGTCCAGGCGCCCGGTCGCGGGCGCGGCCCCGGTCCCCGCCGGGTCACCTGAGACCCTGACGCACCGGTGACCCCGCGATTACCGTGGGGTGGCACCCGCCTCGCGCATCACCCGGGGCTGCGCGGCGCTGAACGGCGCGGGGAATTGTCGGCGGGGGTGGGTGCGTGTGGGGAGTCCGGTCCCGCTCTGTTCACGCCTCCTCGGGCGGCACAGCGCCGCGAATGCCACTTTCCGGCCGCGCGGGGGGTATCATGGAACCGGTTCTTCGGACGCTTCCGCCGGTATAGCCCGCCCCAAGAGAGGGCGGCGGGAACCGGGGCGGTTCGCGGTGTCCAGCGGGTGCTGTACCGGCGGTACATCCTCGCGCTGCACGCGGTACGGCCCGGCGGCCTTCCCCATGCCTCGGGGGCACCGGATGGCGGGCGTCCCCAGCAGGAGGGTGTTTCCACTTGGCCTACGACGCTTCAGCGATCACGATTCTCGAAGGGCTCGAGGCGGTTCGCAAACGCCCCGGCATGTACATCGGATCGACCGGTGAGCGCGGTCTGCACCACCTCGTCCAAGAGGTTGTGGACAACTCCGTCGACGAGGCGCTGGCCGGCTACGCCACCGCCATCGAGGTCACCCTGCGGGCCGACGGCGGCGTCCGCGTGGCCGACAACGGACGCGGCATGCCGGTCGACATGCACCCGGTCGAGAAGCGCCCGGCAGTGGAGGTCATCCACACCGTGCTGCACGCCGGCGGCAAGTTCGACGGCAAGTCCTACGCCGTCTCCGGCGGTCTGCACGGTGTCGGCGTCACCGTGGTCAACGCACTCTCCACCCGGCTCGACGTCGAGATCCGCCGCGACGGCAGCGTCTGGCGGCAGAGCTACCGCATGGCGCGCCCCACCGCCCCGCTCTCGCGCGACGAGGACACCGACGAGACCGGCACCCAGACCACGTTCTGGGCCGACGGCTCGATCTTCGAGACCACCACCTACAACTTCGAGACGCTCGCCCGGCGCCTGCAGGAGATGGCCTTCCTCAACAAGGGGCTGTCCATCACCCTGCGCGACGAGCGTCCGGAGTTCATCGACGACGCCCCGGTGGTGCGCACCTACCACTACGCCGACGGCATCTCCGACTTCGTCCGGCACATCAACACGACGAAGGAGCCCGCCCACGCCTCGATCATCTCCTTCGAGGAGGAAGGCGACGGCATCTCGGCCGAGATCGCCATGCAGTGGAACCAGTCCTACACGTCGTCGGTGCACACCTTCGCCAACACCATCAACACGGCCGAGGGCGGCACCCACGAGGAGGGCTTCCGCACCGCGCTGACGTCGATCGTCAACCGCTACGCGCGTGAGCAGCGGCTGCTGCGGGAGAAGGACGACAACCTCACCGGCGACGACATCCGCGAGGGCCTGACCGCGATCATCTCGGTCAAGCTGGCCGACCCCCAGTTCGAGGGGCAGACCAAGACCAAGCTGGGCAACACCGAGGCCAAGTCGTTCGTGCAGCGGGTGACCAACGAGCACCTGCGCGACTGGTTCGAGCGCAACCCCGGCGAGGCCAAGGACATCGTCACCAAGGCCAGCCAGGCGGCGCGCGCCCGCATCGCCGCACGCCAGGCGCGCGACCTCACCCGGCGCAAGACCCTGCTGGAGTCGACCTCCCTGCCCGGCAAGCTGTCGGACTGCCAGTCCACCGAGCCGGAGAAGTGCGAGATCTACATCGTGGAGGGCGACTCCGCCGGCGGCTCCGCCAAGGGCGGTCGCGACCCCCACTACCAGGCGATCCTGCCCATCCGCGGCAAGATCCTCAACGTCGAGAAGTCGCGCATCGACCGGATCCTGAAGAACAACGAGGTCCAGTCGATCATCACGGCGCTGGGCACCGGCATCCACGACGACTTCGACGCCGCCAAGCTGCGGTACCACAAGATCATCCTGATGGCCGACGCCGACGTCGACGGCCAGCACATCCGCACCCTGCTGCTCACCCTGCTGTTCCGGTTCATGAAGCCGCTCATCGAGGCCGGCCACGTGTACCTGGCGCAGCCGCCGCTCTACAAGATCAAGTGGGACCAGCGCGGCTCCGACGCCGACTACGCCTACTCCGACCGCGAGCGCGACGAGCTGATCAGCGCGGGCATCGCCGCGGGCAAGCGCGACCCCCGGCCGCGCGACCTGGTGCAGCGGTTCAAGGGCCTCGGCGAGATGAACGCGGCCGAGCTGTGGGACACCACCATGGACCCCGACAATCGCGTGCTGCTCCAGGTGAACCTCGACGACGCCGCCCAGGCCGACGAGATGTTCAGCGTGCTCATGGGTGAGGACGTCGAGTCCCGGCGCTCCTTCATCCAGCGCAACGCCAGGGACGTCCGCTTCCTCGACATCTGACGCCCCGACATCCCGCGGCAGCGAACTAGCAGAAAAGGATCTCTCATCCCGTGACGGATGCGAACACACCGCAAGCCCCAGAAGAAGACGCGGGCGGCGGCCAGCGGGTCGAGCCCGTCGACATCCAGGTCGAGATGCAGCGCAGCTACCTCGACTACGCGATGTCGGTCATCGTCGGGCGCGCCCTGCCCGACGTCCGCGACGGCCTCAAGCCGGTGCACCAGCGCGTGCTGTACGCCATGTACGACGGCGGGTACCGACCCGACCGCGGGTACTTCAAGTGCGCCCGCGTCGTCGGCGACGTCATGGGCAACTACCACCCGCACGGCGACAGCCCCATCTACGACACCCTGGTGCGGCTGGCGCAGACCTGGTCGATGCGGATGCCGCTGGTCGACGGCAACGGCAACTTCGGCTCCCCCGGCAACGACCCTGCCGCGGCCATGCGCTATACCGAGTGCAAGCTCGCGCCGCTGGCCATGGAGATGCTGCGGGACATCGACAAGGAGACCGTCGACTTCCGGCCCAATTACGACGGCCGCTCCCAGGAGCCCGTCGTGCTGCCGGCGCGGTTCCCCAACCTGCTGGTCAACGGCTCCTCGGGCATCGCGGTGGGCATGGCCACCAACATCCCGCCGCACAACCTGCGCGAGGTCGCCGACGGCGTCAACTGGTACCTCGCCCACCCCGACGCCCCCGACGACGTCCTGCTGGACGAGCTGATCGCGCGGATCAAGGGCCCCGACTTCCCCACCTACGGCCTGATCGTGGGCCGCCGCGGGATCGAGGAGGCCTACCGGACCGGGCGCGGCTCGATCACCATGCGCGCGGTGGTCGACATCGAGGAGGACGCCCGCGGCCGCCAGGCCCTGGTCGTCAGCGAGCTGCCCTACCAGGTCAACCCCGACAACCTCGCGCTGAAGATCGCCGACCTGGTCAAGGACGGCAAGATCTCCGGGATCGCCGACGTCAGGGACGAGAGCAGCGGCCGCACCGGGCGGCGCCTGGTCATCGTGCTCAAGCGCGACGCGGTGGCCAAGGTCGTGCTGAACAACCTGTACAAGCACACGCAGCTGCAGGAGACCTTCGGCGCGAACATGCTGGCCCTGGTCGACGGCGTGCCGCGCACGCTGCGGCTGGACCAGTTCATCCGGCACTGGGTGGCCCACCAGATCGAGGTCATCGTCCGGCGCACCCGCTACCTGCTGCGCAAGGCCGAGGAGCGGGCGCACATCCTGCGGGCGCTGCTGCGCGCCATCGACCGGATCGACGAGGTCATCGCGCTCATCCGCGGCAGCGCGTCGGCCGACGAGGCCAAGACCGGCCTCATGGGGCTGCTGGAGATCGACGACATCCAGGCGCGCGCGATCCTGGACATGCAGCTGCGCAAGCTCGCGGCCCTGGAGCGCCGGCAGCTCACCGCCGAGTACGACGAGCTCATGGAGCAGATCGCCGACTACAACGACATCCTGGCCTCGCCCGAGCGCCAGCGCGCGATCGTCCGCGACGAGCTGACCGAGATCGTCGAGAAGTACGGCGACGACCGCCGCACGCAGATCATCCCGTTCGAGGGTGACATGCGTATGGAGGACTTCATCGCCGAGGAGGACGTCGTCGTCACCATCAGCCGCGGCGGCTACGCCAAGCGCACGCGGCTGGACGGCTACCGTGCGCAGAAGCGCGGGGGCAAGGGCGTGCGGGGCGCGCAGCTCAAGCAGGACGACATCATCCAGCACTTCTTCGTCACCACCACGCACAACTGGATCCTGTTCTTCACCAACAAGGGGCGGGTCTACCGCACCAAGGCCTACGAGCTGCCCGAGGCGGCGCGCGACGCGCGCGGCCAGCACGTGGCCAACCTGCTGGAGTTCCAGCCTGACGAGGAGATCGCGCAGGTCATGGCGCTGCGCGGCTACGACGACGCGCCCTACCTCGTGCTGGCCACCCGGCAGGGCCTGGTGAAGAAGTCGCGGCTGGAGGACTTCGACTCCGCGCGGTCGGCCGGGATCATCGCCATCAACCTGCGCGACGACGACGAGCTGATCGCGGCGCGGCTGGTGTTCCCCACCGACGACCTGCTGCTGATCAGCAGCGACGCCCAGGCGATCCGGTTCCCGGCGTCCGACGAGTCGCTGCGGCCGATGGGCCGGGCCACCAGCGGCGTCATCGGCATGCGGTTCCTGGAGGGCGACTACCTGCTGAGC encodes:
- a CDS encoding DciA family protein; this encodes MSEDSPVPPAGGEPPALGGADLARQALAQAKAAAKERGAAPDRRPRRTRRGPVRSRNEPQLFGDAVRAWLVEHGWQEQVAIGGVFGRWAEIVGDFNAQHLRPVSYEAGELVIAADSPTMAAHARAMARDLVRRLNEELGHGSVHAIKVQAPGRGRGPGPRRVT
- the dnaA gene encoding chromosomal replication initiator protein DnaA; translated protein: MSEAQVNLAMVWSSVLSSLDNSTLPPQQRAWLPQTRPLGLIEDTALLAAPNEFAKEVLETRLRPAISQALSAELGREIRVAVTVDPTAVQPPPAAAPAPGGSYGPGTADPARERPPWQQPTIMPEDLPGAPSPAEAVPDGQFGHPHQGRPPAGGRPGDPRRPDSPGPAAGEGDDLLAPRGGPYPGPSSYGEQDWQTQQPQWEAPNRWEAPQWDSPAAWQQPGRQGHPAAPGRHWEQQPQRPADGDPGADPAGGAPGGAPGAPGAPPPAAPDTAGGNQPHTSAEPARLNPKYTFETFVIGSSNRFAHAAAVAVAEAPAKAYNPLFIYGGSGLGKTHLLHAIGHYAQRLYDGARVRYVSSEEFTNEFINSIRDGKADGFRRRYRDIDVLLVDDIQFLENKEQTQEEFFHTFNTLHNSNKQIVISSDRPPKQLVTLEDRLRNRFEWGLITDVQPPELETRIAILRKKAAQEGLAAPPEVLEFIASKISTNIRELEGALIRVTAFASLNRQSVDLHLTGIVLKDLIPDDEGPEITASAIMAQTASYFGLSTEDLCGTSRSRVLVTARQIAMYLCRELTDLSLPKIGQQFGRDHTTVMHADRKIRSLMAERRSIYNQVTELTNRIKQQSRNG
- the dnaN gene encoding DNA polymerase III subunit beta, whose amino-acid sequence is MKFRVERDVLADAVAWTARSLPVRPSVPVLAGMLLDATEDDGGRRLKLSSFDYEVSAQVSVEIDVEEPGTTLVSGRLLAEIVRNLPPQTVEISTDGAKVTVACGSAKFTLLTLPVEDYPTLPAMPQMTGSIGSDAFAAAVSQVAVAAGRDDTLPMLTGVRVEIEGDTVTLASTDRYRLAVRELAWKPENPDVSAVALVPAKTLADTAKSLTGGAEVSIALSAADSGEGMIGFEGGGRRTTTRLLDGEFPKYRALLPDTFNSVAEVQRSEFIEAVKRVSLVAERNTPLRLAFGDGRLVLEAGTGDEAQAVEVLDSSLEGEDIQIAFNSAFLLDGLTAIDSDIARLQFTTSTKPAIITGKPADDGATADYRYLIMPVRLSG
- the rpmH gene encoding 50S ribosomal protein L34 codes for the protein MSKRTFQPNNRRRAKVHGFRLRMRTRAGRAIVAARRKKGRVRLTVSQ
- the gyrB gene encoding DNA topoisomerase (ATP-hydrolyzing) subunit B, encoding MAYDASAITILEGLEAVRKRPGMYIGSTGERGLHHLVQEVVDNSVDEALAGYATAIEVTLRADGGVRVADNGRGMPVDMHPVEKRPAVEVIHTVLHAGGKFDGKSYAVSGGLHGVGVTVVNALSTRLDVEIRRDGSVWRQSYRMARPTAPLSRDEDTDETGTQTTFWADGSIFETTTYNFETLARRLQEMAFLNKGLSITLRDERPEFIDDAPVVRTYHYADGISDFVRHINTTKEPAHASIISFEEEGDGISAEIAMQWNQSYTSSVHTFANTINTAEGGTHEEGFRTALTSIVNRYAREQRLLREKDDNLTGDDIREGLTAIISVKLADPQFEGQTKTKLGNTEAKSFVQRVTNEHLRDWFERNPGEAKDIVTKASQAARARIAARQARDLTRRKTLLESTSLPGKLSDCQSTEPEKCEIYIVEGDSAGGSAKGGRDPHYQAILPIRGKILNVEKSRIDRILKNNEVQSIITALGTGIHDDFDAAKLRYHKIILMADADVDGQHIRTLLLTLLFRFMKPLIEAGHVYLAQPPLYKIKWDQRGSDADYAYSDRERDELISAGIAAGKRDPRPRDLVQRFKGLGEMNAAELWDTTMDPDNRVLLQVNLDDAAQADEMFSVLMGEDVESRRSFIQRNARDVRFLDI
- the gnd gene encoding phosphogluconate dehydrogenase (NAD(+)-dependent, decarboxylating), with translation MQLGMVGLGRMGGNMAARLRDKGHDVVGFDFDPDVRDVASLGELAERLTAPRVVWLMVPAGEPTQKTITELAEVLEPGDLIIEGGNSHYVDDRRRADELKERGIRYLDAGVSGGVWGRENGYGIMVGGAAEDVQRAEPVFRALTPDEGGGYVHAGGVGAGHFVKMVHNGIEYGMMQAFAEGYELMAASDIVDDVPGTFDSWREGTVVRSWLLDLLVRALREDPDLESIRGYAQDSGEGRWTVQAAVDHAVPAPVISAALFARFASRQEDSPAMKVVAALRNQFGGHAVTRATDDPGQTPRA
- the recF gene encoding DNA replication/repair protein RecF (All proteins in this family for which functions are known are DNA-binding proteins that assist the filamentation of RecA onto DNA for the initiation of recombination or recombinational repair.), which translates into the protein MYVSHLQLTDYRSYAAVHIELEPGISTFVGPNGQGKTNLVEAIGYVAAQSSHRVSTDSPLVRKGAQRAIIRAAIVKDDRQAVVDLEINPGKANRARLNRAPVPRPREVVGLLRTVLFAPEDLALVKGDPGERRRFLDELLVARAPRMAGVRADYERVLKQRNALLKSASAQFFKRGEPDLSTLEVWNEHLAAAGAELLAARLALVGELQPLVAKAYGELTSSGGPPVLQYRSSALAEAEHPPLDRPQLVDILRGALAEVRVQELQRGVSLVGPHRDDLHLRLDELPAKGYASQGESWSYALALRLAGFELLRADGDDPVLLLDDVFAELDSERRRRLAEHVRHAEQVLVSAAVDADIPPELQGARFRVREGGVERV